From the Trifolium pratense cultivar HEN17-A07 linkage group LG4, ARS_RC_1.1, whole genome shotgun sequence genome, the window TTGACACTGTTTTTATGAATCAGACTATTGGTGGACGTGTGGTTAAAGTTAATGGGGTGAAGAGTCGTGGTGGtggtagtggtggtggtggtggcagATTGAATtttgggagagaaagagaacgTTATTATCATCATAATGATGAAAGGAATGGTGATTGGGATCGTGGTGGCAGAGATAGAGATGTTCGAGACCAAGATTATGATCGTGGCAGAGTTCGAGACGAAGATTATGATCATGGTAATATGAAAGATGGATACAGGAATAGAGGCAATGATTGGACTCGGCTTCGTGATAGGTCTCGAGATCGTGATAGGTCCCGAGACCATGAGAGGGATAGGGATAGAAGAGTTGAGCATATACAAGATTATGCTGTTCAAGCTAGAGAAAGCATCTTAGACCGTGACAGGGATAGGGATAGACGAGTTGAGCATATGCAAGATTATGATGTTCAAGCTAGAGAAAGCATGTTAGACCGTGATAGATCCCGAGACCGTGATAGGGACAGAAGAGTTGAACATGTGCAAGATTATGATGATCAAGCTAGAGAAAGCATGTTAGCCCGTGATAGATCCAGAGACCGTGATAGGGGTAGAAGAGTTGAACATGTGCAAGATTATGATGATCAAACTAGAGAAAGCATGTTGAACCGTGATAGATCCCGAGACCTTGATAGGGATAGAAGAGTTGAACATGTGCAAGATTATGATGATCAAGCTAGAGAAAGCATGTTAGACCGTGATAGATCCCGAGACCTTGATAGGGATAGAAGAGTTGAACATGTGCAAGATTATGATGATCAAGCTAGAGAAAGCATGTTAGACCGTGATAGATCCCGAGACCTTGATAGGGATAGAAGAGTTGAACATGTGCAAGATTATGATGATCAAGCTAGAGAAAGCATGTTAGACCGTGACAGGGATAGGGATAGAAGAGTTGAACATGTGCAAGATTATGATGATCAAGCTAGAGAAAGCATGTTAGACCGTAACGGGGATAGGGATAGAAGAGTCGAACAAATACAAGATTATGATGATCAAGCTAGAGAAAGCATGTTAGATGGTGATTGGAATCGTGACGATGATAGGGCTGAATATGAACAAGGAAACAGCAGGGTACATGGTGGAGATGTGGATAAAGATCATACCTTAGATGTGGATACAGACAGAAAGCTGGATAGGATTAGTGATCCTGATAAAAGTTTTGATGAACATAAAAAAGAACAATTAAGGAGAAACATCGAGTAAGATCTCCTCTGTTCATTTTCCTTGACATTGGTTAATTTCCAACTATTCCTCTTTGGGTGACTTATGCTGCATACAAATTTCTTGTCTGATTTTTCTGCAGTTTGAATGTGACAAATCAAAACAGTCCTTCAGATTCTAATGAGGACCACAATGATGAGGTAACCTGATGTTAGCACGATCATATTTTAGTTTCTTTAATGTGAGCATTCATGTATTCTTGTTTGGATAgcataatttcataaaataaactGAGACTGATTTTATCTTgtttttacttgtttttgtGGCTTCAGCTAGAGGATGAATTTGAGAGGTCAATGCAGAGGCTTGATCAACTAAAAAAGGAGGTTTGTAGTCTCTTTAGAGttaaaatgaatgaataatgCGACGTTTGCTCTGGAAGGATGTTTTTATGATAATGCGACAAATGTTTCTGAACAATTGCATTTTCTGGACATGCATGTGCACACAAAGGCTTCCTGGGATTCCAATGTTTAACAAATGCTGTTAAGATATCACATACAATTTATAATAGTCATCCAATTCTGACATGCCCCCTAGTTTCTTATATGTTGTTTTTCTCCTCTTTTATGTGTTGATGGTGCTGAAAAGTGAACTTTTGTCAGGTTTCTAAGATGGAAGAGGGATTGGAAGAGAGAAGAATTGATGTTATGGAGTTACAAAAGCACTCTAAGGTACCTTCTCTTATATTTccaagcattaaattttgaacTTGATTAATGATTactatacttttagaaaaacccatcctaattataaaaaaacttacCTGGACCATTTTATGGAAGAGAAAATAACCGGAGAACCACATTTGTAAACTAGTAGAATACCCGGTTCTGGAGACTCTTGACTCTCGGTCAGCATTCACCACATAGCTAGCATTCCAACAAGCTCTAGCGCCAATCCCTTCCCGTTTTTGATGTATGATGAACCCTAAATCCCTTTTTCATTGTGATCGACAAAACCTAGCAATTTCTCCTGTATTGTATTATCTTTTAGTGATTTAATTGCCTTTTTCCTTggggtgggatgggtagctcaactggttaaactagttgagttaagggttaaggagttggaggtcCAGGGTTCGATTCCTGGTAAGGAGAAgtactaacataacattgtaaatatactaacaactaacaatttgccattaaaaaaattgccTTTTTCCTTCAGATTCACCATTGGATCTCCACAATAAATTCTCATAATGGTTTTCATTACCAGGggtttctattttctttctaaTATGTCAGATTTATGATTATTATTCACAGGGCCGGCCCAAGCTACAAGCAGCCCAAGTTAGGGCTTTAGGCCTCACaaaaaaccgaattttttaAAGTCTATTAGGCCtccaaataatttttgttttattatatataggcCTCATGTCCGAAAATATCATAGAAGAAATGTAGCTCAGTTGGCGCGCGCGTTTGCAGTTTTGAAAGGAGGTCTCATGCAAGCAgcattttttgttgaattttttttttattttctcctttCTAACTGTTTTGGAAGGCCATCACCTTTTTTATTTGACAGAAAAGGCCCATAACGTTtctttattatgaaaaataatgcTTTACTATTGTACTCTATTAGTatagtttgtttaattttgaaCTAATTGTGGCctgatgtaatttttttttaaaaaaatgtgctcttaaaaataaagttgttttttaacttaaatttaatattatacaATATGAATATTGaatcttaaattaaaaaaaaatcaatatagatattttgaacaaaaaaacaaacattaaatTAGAGTTAAACTTATGCAATAAAATAGACATAAAATAAAGTGTAatggtattttttttagttcataatttagttatattattattattattattattattattattattatttaaataattatagaTAATCTGTGcctttgtaaaattatttttatttttttaaaaaaactaaaggcCTCATTTTAATATTCGCTTTAGGCCACATAATATGTTGGGCCGGCCCTGATTATTCATCTTACGGTGGTGGTGATGTCACTTTCATCGCCATTACTGTATATACTGCTAAGGACCAGTAGCTTAGATtatgaaaagaacaaaaaaaaaccgGTTCAGTCAAAGAACTGGTTTCGAAAGCTGTTCATGAAATTTAAACCAGTTCGTAGTCTAAACCAGTTTTGAATCGGTTCCGAACTGAACTATTAGTTactggttaaaaaaaataactgatTTTTGCTAAAACAGTTTTTAGGAACCAAATCATAAATTTGGTccaatttggtttggtttgaatTCAAAATCTGTTTTATATTCTGATCTAGGAGATATTTACTGCAGAAACTGGAGGATGCGGTGATTAATGCAAAGAAACAATCT encodes:
- the LOC123921035 gene encoding U1 small nuclear ribonucleoprotein 70 kDa isoform X1, whose amino-acid sequence is MTLDDDSSIYVGGLPYDASEDTIRTVFNLYGAILDVKIINDQRTIGKCYCFVTFTNPRSAIDAINDMNGRTIGGRVVKVNGVKSRGGGSGGGGGRLNFGRERERYYHHNDERNGDWDRGGRDRDVRDQDYDRGRVRDEDYDHGNMKDGYRNRGNDWTRLRDRSRDRDRSRDHERDRDRRVEHIQDYAVQARESILDRDRDRDRRVEHMQDYDVQARESMLDRDRSRDRDRDRRVEHVQDYDDQARESMLARDRSRDRDRGRRVEHVQDYDDQTRESMLNRDRSRDLDRDRRVEHVQDYDDQARESMLDRDRSRDLDRDRRVEHVQDYDDQARESMLDRDRSRDLDRDRRVEHVQDYDDQARESMLDRDRDRDRRVEHVQDYDDQARESMLDRNGDRDRRVEQIQDYDDQARESMLDGDWNRDDDRAEYEQGNSRVHGGDVDKDHTLDVDTDRKLDRISDPDKSFDEHKKEQLRRNIDLNVTNQNSPSDSNEDHNDELEDEFERSMQRLDQLKKEVSKMEEGLEERRIDVMELQKHSKKLEDAVINAKKQSLYRQMQLSKLHECFLQVQESTERLKTSEKEFQALVDSVMFESDGDGDGGLGQLTNGSLDGR
- the LOC123921035 gene encoding nipped-B-like protein B isoform X3, with amino-acid sequence MTLDDDSSIYVGGLPYDASEDTIRTVFNLYGAILDVKIINDQRTIGKCYCFVTFTNPRSAIDAINDMNGRTIGGRVVKVNGVKSRGGGSGGGGGRLNFGRERERYYHHNDERNGDWDRGGRDRDVRDQDYDRGRVRDEDYDHGNMKDGYRNRGNDWTRLRDRSRDRDRSRDHERDRDRRVEHIQDYAVQARESILDRDRDRDRRVEHMQDYDVQARESMLDRDRSRDRDRDRRVEHVQDYDDQARESMLARDRSRDRDRGRRVEHVQDYDDQTRESMLNRDRSRDLDRDRRVEHVQDYDDQARESMLDRNGDRDRRVEQIQDYDDQARESMLDGDWNRDDDRAEYEQGNSRVHGGDVDKDHTLDVDTDRKLDRISDPDKSFDEHKKEQLRRNIDLNVTNQNSPSDSNEDHNDELEDEFERSMQRLDQLKKEVSKMEEGLEERRIDVMELQKHSKKLEDAVINAKKQSLYRQMQLSKLHECFLQVQESTERLKTSEKEFQALVDSVMFESDGDGDGGLGQLTNGSLDGR
- the LOC123921035 gene encoding U1 small nuclear ribonucleoprotein 70 kDa isoform X2, yielding MTLDDDSSIYVGGLPYDASEDTIRTVFNLYGAILDVKIINDQRTIGKCYCFVTFTNPRSAIDAINDMNGRTIGGRVVKVNGVKSRGGGSGGGGGRLNFGRERERYYHHNDERNGDWDRGGRDRDVRDQDYDRGRVRDEDYDHGNMKDGYRNRGNDWTRLRDRSRDRDRSRDHERDRDRRVEHIQDYAVQARESILDRDRDRDRRVEHMQDYDVQARESMLDRDRSRDRDRDRRVEHVQDYDDQARESMLARDRSRDRDRGRRVEHVQDYDDQTRESMLNRDRSRDLDRDRRVEHVQDYDDQARESMLDRDRSRDLDRDRRVEHVQDYDDQARESMLDRNGDRDRRVEQIQDYDDQARESMLDGDWNRDDDRAEYEQGNSRVHGGDVDKDHTLDVDTDRKLDRISDPDKSFDEHKKEQLRRNIDLNVTNQNSPSDSNEDHNDELEDEFERSMQRLDQLKKEVSKMEEGLEERRIDVMELQKHSKKLEDAVINAKKQSLYRQMQLSKLHECFLQVQESTERLKTSEKEFQALVDSVMFESDGDGDGGLGQLTNGSLDGR